One window from the genome of Alkalihalobacillus sp. LMS6 encodes:
- a CDS encoding CotD family spore coat protein produces MFRKPMPPRRPHVEEYVVQEIQPVLTHYVTNKVYRHVHTYPHTESTVNRELPPPPVNPQHPWKRPPR; encoded by the coding sequence ATGTTCCGCAAACCTATGCCCCCCAGGAGGCCTCATGTAGAAGAGTATGTTGTTCAAGAAATTCAGCCGGTGTTGACCCATTATGTAACAAATAAAGTTTATCGACACGTTCACACTTATCCTCACACAGAATCAACTGTGAACCGAGAGCTACCACCACCACCGGTGAACCCTCAACATCCTTGGAAAAGACCGCCTCGCTAA
- a CDS encoding BCCT family transporter, with product MASTPNKESIKEQASPFVLISSTIIIVLFVLWGIISPSHLAATADTALDWIIENFGWFYMTIASLFIVFGLVVALSPFGKLRLGKDNDRPEHSFISWVGMLFAAGLGVGFVFFGVAEPILYYADQPPGYSFSLPEEGGDAAEVGLRYGVFHWGLHAWGAFSVVGLTLAYVQFRKNRPALISSAFYPLLGNKTDGWMGKGIDLLAVISTCAGVATTFGISALQISGGVSFLSPLENGLPLQLSIIAIITVLFLFSAVRGINKGIKRLTNLNLVLAGLLMLFVLFAGQTITLLESMVTTLGSYVANVVSMSFSMDPYNDDGWLGANTIFFWAWHMSWSPFVGLFIARISKGRTIREFIGGVLLVPTVMAVIWFSVFGGTALDIQLSGIFDMASVATDEVELTLFYMLDQLPLTMISSILAVAVVGIFFVTSADSAAFVLGSMTSNGSLNPSFKLKVMWGVLIAGTASVLLVSGDGGLDALQTAALTAALPFAFILVLMLVAMGTMLTRDWKTEQRRKQNAHDEDLKKSMKEEAYEDLKRELASEWREELKREILANGRSSAEMLHFQTTEDTWITGKTLAEIKFPEHVNVSAIEREDQMISPTGSTVIQAGDYLYILVEIQQKEAVQEILRKTN from the coding sequence ATGGCTAGTACACCGAACAAAGAAAGTATTAAAGAACAAGCTTCTCCCTTTGTGTTAATCTCTTCAACGATTATCATCGTGTTATTTGTCTTGTGGGGGATTATTAGCCCGAGTCATTTGGCTGCTACAGCGGACACAGCACTTGACTGGATTATTGAGAATTTCGGCTGGTTTTACATGACCATTGCCAGTTTGTTTATTGTATTTGGGTTAGTTGTCGCGCTTTCTCCATTTGGTAAATTAAGACTTGGAAAAGACAACGATCGACCGGAGCATTCGTTTATTTCATGGGTTGGGATGCTGTTTGCCGCTGGACTTGGTGTAGGCTTCGTTTTCTTCGGTGTAGCTGAACCTATTTTATATTACGCAGATCAACCTCCTGGTTACTCATTTAGCTTACCTGAGGAAGGCGGAGATGCTGCAGAAGTCGGTCTTCGTTACGGGGTATTTCATTGGGGACTGCACGCGTGGGGAGCTTTCTCAGTCGTTGGTTTAACGCTGGCTTACGTACAGTTTCGAAAAAATCGCCCTGCGTTAATTAGTTCGGCCTTTTACCCACTTCTTGGGAACAAAACAGATGGCTGGATGGGAAAAGGGATTGATTTACTTGCCGTTATTTCTACTTGTGCTGGCGTCGCTACGACATTCGGGATTAGTGCTTTGCAAATATCAGGTGGTGTTTCCTTTTTATCTCCCCTTGAGAACGGTTTACCACTACAATTAAGCATTATTGCAATAATTACAGTCCTATTTTTATTCTCCGCCGTTCGCGGTATTAATAAAGGAATTAAACGATTAACGAATTTAAATTTGGTTTTAGCTGGACTATTAATGTTGTTTGTATTATTTGCAGGTCAAACCATCACGTTACTGGAAAGCATGGTTACGACATTAGGTAGTTACGTGGCGAATGTTGTATCGATGTCATTTTCAATGGATCCTTATAATGATGACGGATGGCTTGGCGCCAATACAATTTTCTTTTGGGCGTGGCATATGTCTTGGTCCCCATTTGTCGGACTATTTATTGCCCGTATTTCGAAAGGCCGTACTATCCGCGAATTTATTGGCGGTGTCTTGCTTGTACCAACAGTCATGGCAGTTATTTGGTTTTCTGTCTTCGGTGGGACAGCACTAGATATTCAGTTAAGTGGAATCTTTGATATGGCATCCGTTGCGACTGATGAAGTGGAATTAACATTATTCTATATGCTCGACCAATTGCCATTAACGATGATTTCTAGTATCCTAGCTGTCGCCGTCGTTGGAATCTTCTTTGTGACATCTGCCGATTCCGCTGCATTTGTTCTTGGCTCAATGACTTCAAATGGCTCGCTAAATCCTAGCTTCAAACTAAAAGTCATGTGGGGTGTACTCATTGCAGGTACAGCTTCCGTACTTCTGGTTAGTGGTGATGGCGGTTTAGATGCTCTACAAACCGCCGCTCTAACAGCCGCACTTCCTTTTGCTTTTATCCTCGTCCTCATGCTTGTTGCAATGGGAACGATGTTGACACGGGATTGGAAGACAGAACAGAGACGTAAACAAAATGCTCATGATGAGGATCTCAAGAAATCAATGAAAGAAGAAGCGTATGAAGATCTTAAGCGTGAATTAGCTTCCGAATGGCGCGAAGAATTAAAAAGAGAAATTCTTGCCAATGGTCGATCTTCTGCTGAGATGCTTCACTTCCAAACGACAGAAGACACTTGGATTACAGGCAAGACTTTAGCAGAGATCAAGTTTCCTGAACACGTCAATGTAAGTGCAATTGAACGTGAGGATCAGATGATCTCTCCAACTGGAAGTACGGTTATTCAAGCAGGTGATTATCTCTATATTCTCGTTGAAATTCAACAAAAAGAAGCGGTACAAGAAATCTTACGTAAAACAAATTAA
- a CDS encoding ribonuclease H-like YkuK family protein: MSMGHDWNTENQALFADVLEKVAVQMNHHLSLPHIIVGTDSQVHGQTTRFVTGVVITSSSYKRWTYTLRVTKPFKIRSIYSRLLYETLLTESLLSELYMAYRERVGIRFEAHLDISGSAQHDSSRYMEELRSRLNRVGFPTRIKPFAYVASCYANRYTK; this comes from the coding sequence ATGTCAATGGGGCATGATTGGAACACAGAGAATCAAGCGCTATTTGCGGATGTACTTGAGAAAGTTGCTGTTCAAATGAATCATCATTTGAGTCTCCCGCATATCATTGTTGGTACGGATTCCCAAGTTCATGGGCAAACAACGCGATTTGTTACAGGTGTGGTCATAACGTCTTCATCTTACAAGAGATGGACCTATACGTTGCGAGTGACAAAGCCTTTTAAAATTCGTTCAATCTATAGTCGCCTACTTTATGAAACGCTCTTAACGGAGTCGCTTCTCTCAGAATTGTATATGGCGTACCGAGAAAGGGTTGGAATTCGTTTTGAAGCACATTTAGATATAAGCGGCTCAGCTCAACACGATTCATCTCGCTATATGGAAGAATTAAGAAGCCGGTTAAATCGAGTAGGTTTTCCAACAAGAATTAAACCGTTTGCTTATGTAGCAAGCTGTTACGCCAATCGATATACAAAATAA
- a CDS encoding alpha/beta fold hydrolase, protein MERGVASFTYEDLTLEYSITGEGEPILYLHGGHSNCLEQLGLEELVEQGYSVIIPSRAGYGHTSKRIGKSLETACSFYVELLNELHIDQVHVIAASTGGPSGIYLASHYPERVKTFTLQGAVTKPWKESRKRDALFSRFLFYPYVEKFVWKGVSSVARFSPDFAFKTIAPLYSKLPYKEIKERTLSRDWYLFDRMTEFQRSGHGFWIDLHQIKGSLEQELDSIQAPTLIVHSINDAIVPLDHAEYAKGHIQSSKLCCLNTWGHLLSLGKGSEDHNNEVIGFLNHHSA, encoded by the coding sequence ATGGAGAGAGGCGTTGCTTCTTTTACGTATGAGGATTTGACTTTAGAGTATTCGATTACGGGAGAAGGAGAACCGATATTATATTTGCATGGTGGTCATTCCAATTGTTTAGAACAACTTGGCCTAGAAGAACTTGTTGAACAAGGGTATTCGGTTATCATCCCCTCAAGAGCAGGATACGGCCATACGTCGAAAAGAATCGGAAAATCATTAGAAACAGCGTGCAGTTTTTATGTTGAATTATTAAATGAGCTGCATATTGATCAAGTACATGTCATTGCTGCTTCAACTGGAGGCCCTTCTGGCATTTACTTAGCAAGTCATTATCCAGAACGTGTAAAAACGTTTACGTTACAAGGTGCGGTGACGAAGCCGTGGAAAGAATCGAGAAAACGTGACGCACTATTCAGTCGTTTCTTGTTTTATCCATATGTGGAGAAGTTTGTCTGGAAAGGTGTATCAAGTGTAGCGCGCTTTTCACCAGACTTTGCGTTTAAAACGATTGCACCCTTGTACAGTAAACTTCCTTATAAAGAAATTAAAGAACGGACGTTATCAAGAGATTGGTATTTATTTGACCGCATGACAGAATTTCAGCGTTCTGGTCATGGATTTTGGATTGATTTACACCAAATAAAAGGTTCACTTGAACAAGAGCTTGATTCGATTCAAGCACCAACGTTAATTGTTCATAGTATCAATGATGCCATTGTGCCGCTCGATCATGCTGAGTATGCGAAAGGGCATATTCAATCCTCAAAATTATGTTGTTTAAACACGTGGGGCCATTTACTTTCTTTAGGTAAAGGGTCAGAGGACCATAATAATGAAGTAATTGGTTTTTTAAATCACCACTCGGCATAA
- a CDS encoding GNAT family N-acetyltransferase, whose amino-acid sequence MMQIKLIRATVADAQEILSLQKLAYQSEAEIYNDYTILPLHETVNDAEQAFETHHILKAVNEQNEIVGSVRGKHEDGTTNIGKLMVHPSAQNQGLGRKLMTAIEQALPATTYKLFTGSKSEKNLALYQKLGYEIVSHAQLPGEATVFAFLEKRTIS is encoded by the coding sequence ATGATGCAAATCAAACTTATACGCGCAACAGTTGCAGACGCACAAGAAATTCTTTCCCTACAAAAACTCGCTTATCAAAGTGAAGCAGAGATTTATAACGATTATACGATTTTGCCTTTACATGAAACTGTTAATGATGCGGAGCAAGCGTTTGAGACCCATCATATTTTAAAAGCGGTCAATGAACAAAATGAAATTGTAGGATCGGTTAGAGGAAAACATGAAGACGGTACGACGAATATTGGAAAACTTATGGTTCATCCATCTGCACAAAATCAAGGGCTAGGAAGAAAGCTAATGACTGCCATTGAGCAAGCGTTACCTGCTACGACCTATAAACTTTTCACGGGTTCAAAAAGTGAGAAAAACCTTGCCCTCTATCAAAAGCTTGGGTATGAAATTGTCTCACATGCTCAATTACCGGGAGAAGCGACTGTGTTTGCCTTTTTGGAAAAGCGTACAATTTCGTAG
- a CDS encoding PepSY domain-containing protein yields MRKRKLSTMTAFAALLMLAACNQDGGPEEMNPNPQPDSGEENSATQEGESMNSYITIHDAIERFNEVFPAASITGLKYDAQSMNYEIDGIDDDSEYELIIDVETQEEVSQETEALDQDDAGGVEREREAIDTEGLIEPNEAVQTAHDEIDGAMRSWELERDDNRTYYEVKIEIDQDEHEVKVDAQSGDIIEIDRD; encoded by the coding sequence ATGAGAAAACGGAAGCTATCAACGATGACCGCTTTTGCAGCTCTACTCATGCTTGCTGCCTGTAACCAAGATGGCGGACCAGAAGAAATGAACCCAAATCCACAGCCAGATAGTGGCGAGGAAAATAGCGCGACTCAAGAAGGCGAATCCATGAATTCATACATTACTATCCATGATGCGATAGAAAGATTTAATGAAGTATTCCCTGCCGCTTCAATTACAGGCTTGAAATACGATGCACAAAGCATGAACTATGAAATTGACGGGATCGATGATGATTCAGAGTACGAATTAATCATTGATGTAGAAACGCAAGAAGAAGTAAGCCAAGAAACAGAGGCTCTTGATCAAGATGATGCAGGTGGCGTGGAACGTGAGCGAGAAGCAATTGACACAGAGGGGTTAATTGAGCCAAACGAAGCTGTTCAAACTGCTCATGATGAAATTGATGGCGCTATGAGAAGTTGGGAACTAGAGAGAGATGACAACCGCACGTATTATGAAGTGAAGATTGAAATTGATCAAGATGAACACGAAGTGAAAGTTGATGCACAATCTGGTGACATCATTGAGATTGATCGAGATTAA
- a CDS encoding DUF1850 domain-containing protein, with amino-acid sequence MKHLKNRSLQIIGGVFLIIMGLSFIPYQSALTFSIQRSDELIAYTPMSIGDSFQIIYTHSIHLTDVEEFYQVTNEQKIRQYEMSFDEFGIGMPSSATGDQELVIENGRYHLKNMDVIHSYLPIRIADVVPEQRLVWNEGNQQIWFNDYFEPRSYITIELKSLNVWQVLRGVELSEHE; translated from the coding sequence ATGAAACATTTGAAAAACCGCTCTCTCCAAATCATTGGCGGGGTTTTTTTAATCATAATGGGCTTGTCGTTTATTCCATACCAATCTGCGCTGACGTTTTCAATACAGCGTTCGGATGAGTTAATTGCCTATACGCCCATGTCTATTGGTGATTCTTTTCAAATTATTTATACGCATTCGATTCATTTAACCGATGTGGAAGAATTCTATCAAGTTACGAATGAGCAGAAAATCCGCCAGTATGAAATGAGCTTTGACGAATTCGGAATTGGTATGCCTTCATCTGCAACAGGTGACCAAGAACTTGTAATAGAAAACGGACGTTACCATCTTAAAAACATGGATGTTATTCATTCCTACTTGCCGATACGGATTGCAGATGTTGTTCCCGAACAACGACTCGTTTGGAATGAGGGAAACCAACAAATTTGGTTTAACGATTATTTTGAACCCCGTTCTTACATAACTATTGAGTTGAAATCTTTAAACGTATGGCAAGTTTTGAGAGGAGTAGAATTAAGTGAGCACGAATAA
- a CDS encoding Type 1 glutamine amidotransferase-like domain-containing protein, whose amino-acid sequence MANHLFLFGGGPPFTGKFVRMFQNVMKNETCVVLVIDRPGIDQYKTNYVEALNSVGVDCTFLTLPSKKNVCEQLAKCGGIVIGGGDTENYIAEIVHTPIGKVIQRQFKKGVPVAGFSAGAIIAMEKSYLSAKDNREQRPVVQEGLGLQAHTKIAVHFSEWQEEEHLRLLSKESNDDHYGIDEQSGMYVKNGKMESVDGKGVYLLKDDKFYKL is encoded by the coding sequence TTGGCTAACCATTTGTTTCTATTTGGTGGTGGACCGCCTTTTACAGGAAAATTTGTTCGAATGTTTCAAAATGTCATGAAGAATGAGACATGTGTAGTGCTCGTAATCGATCGACCTGGTATTGATCAATACAAAACGAACTATGTTGAAGCGCTGAATTCAGTTGGCGTAGATTGTACGTTCTTGACGTTGCCATCAAAAAAAAATGTATGTGAACAACTAGCTAAATGCGGTGGGATTGTCATCGGTGGCGGTGATACAGAGAACTATATTGCAGAGATCGTTCATACACCTATTGGGAAAGTAATTCAGCGGCAATTTAAAAAAGGGGTTCCGGTAGCAGGTTTCTCTGCCGGAGCCATTATAGCAATGGAAAAAAGTTATTTATCAGCAAAAGATAATCGAGAACAACGTCCGGTTGTACAAGAAGGTTTAGGGTTACAAGCACATACAAAAATTGCTGTACATTTTAGTGAGTGGCAGGAAGAGGAACATTTACGGCTTTTATCGAAAGAGAGTAATGACGATCACTATGGAATTGACGAACAATCTGGGATGTATGTTAAAAATGGAAAAATGGAAAGTGTTGATGGAAAAGGGGTTTATCTACTCAAGGACGACAAGTTTTATAAATTATGA
- a CDS encoding TAXI family TRAP transporter solute-binding subunit, giving the protein MKKSLPYLVAFSAILVLGACNNGDDNGGGDGEAGGDEPEFMNLLTGGTGGTYYPLGGEIANVLGDATETSIDAQSSNASADNLASLRSNEAEIAFTQTDVMSNAIEGINSFDEPIENISAIGSLYPETIQIVTTADSGIETVEDLEGQAVSVGAPGSGTYVNAEQILEVSGLTMDDINAQHLSFDESTSGLQDGNIDAAFITAGTPTGAVEGLSATNDIAIVSMSDESINNLVDQYPYYAAYTIESGTYAGLDEEVNTVAVYAMLAVTNNLSEDLVYELTKALYERTDEISHEKSNEILLETAQEGIGFDIHPGAQRYYDEQE; this is encoded by the coding sequence ATGAAAAAATCCTTACCTTATCTCGTTGCTTTTAGTGCGATTCTAGTTCTTGGCGCTTGTAACAATGGAGATGATAACGGCGGTGGCGATGGCGAAGCAGGTGGCGATGAGCCCGAGTTCATGAACTTATTAACTGGTGGGACTGGTGGTACGTACTACCCACTTGGTGGAGAAATTGCAAATGTTTTAGGCGATGCGACAGAAACATCAATTGATGCCCAGTCCTCCAACGCCTCAGCAGATAACTTAGCCAGCTTACGAAGTAATGAAGCCGAAATTGCTTTTACACAAACTGACGTCATGTCAAACGCAATTGAAGGGATTAATTCTTTCGATGAGCCGATTGAAAATATCTCTGCCATTGGTTCTCTTTACCCAGAAACGATTCAAATCGTTACAACAGCAGATAGCGGGATCGAAACAGTAGAAGATCTAGAAGGGCAAGCCGTCTCAGTTGGTGCACCTGGTTCAGGTACATACGTTAATGCTGAGCAAATTTTAGAAGTATCTGGCTTAACGATGGACGACATTAATGCACAACACCTTTCTTTTGACGAGTCAACGAGCGGACTGCAGGACGGGAATATTGATGCCGCCTTTATTACAGCCGGGACACCAACTGGTGCTGTTGAAGGGTTATCAGCCACAAACGATATTGCCATCGTTTCTATGTCTGATGAGAGTATTAATAATTTAGTTGATCAATATCCTTACTATGCAGCTTATACAATTGAAAGCGGCACGTATGCAGGTTTGGATGAAGAAGTGAATACAGTAGCGGTTTATGCAATGCTTGCTGTTACAAATAATTTATCTGAAGACCTTGTCTATGAATTAACTAAGGCACTATATGAGAGAACCGACGAAATTTCACATGAAAAGTCCAATGAAATCTTGCTTGAAACTGCGCAAGAGGGAATCGGCTTTGACATTCACCCGGGTGCTCAACGCTACTACGACGAACAGGAATAA
- a CDS encoding AI-2E family transporter, producing MDSKAFRFACWIIIIFLIVYLGSLVDFIFRPIAVLFQTLFAPIVIALIIYYLLRPFVNILSKKIHRGISILIVFLALLGLLTGAILYIGPIIQTQIMSFINNIPRYANMVQDFFESLQDTQAFQNAMDTMDLSLENISNTITENFQGYLESALDSIGSFIGAVANVVIVAVIIPFVLFYMLKEGNKAPMMVINQFPAREQEEGKRVLNDLDSALSGYIQGQLLVSACVGVLCLIWYLILGLDYALILAIVALFTNVIPFIGPWIGTAPAVVVALFDSPLTALLVIAGVVVIQQIESNVFSPQIMGRQLSVHPLTIIFVLLVASQLAGFIGILLAVPTYAVGKVIVQHTYRLIRIRMRSTPKKI from the coding sequence ATGGATAGTAAAGCGTTTCGTTTTGCTTGTTGGATCATTATTATATTTTTAATTGTCTACTTAGGATCACTCGTTGATTTTATTTTTAGACCGATCGCGGTTCTGTTTCAAACGCTGTTTGCACCAATTGTAATCGCACTGATTATTTATTACTTGTTACGACCTTTTGTGAATATCCTAAGTAAAAAAATTCATCGAGGCATTTCCATTTTAATTGTATTTCTTGCTTTGCTTGGGTTGTTAACAGGCGCGATTTTGTACATAGGTCCAATTATTCAAACCCAAATCATGTCCTTTATCAACAATATTCCGAGATACGCAAATATGGTCCAAGACTTTTTCGAAAGTCTCCAGGATACACAAGCGTTTCAAAATGCGATGGATACAATGGATCTGTCTTTAGAAAATATCTCGAATACAATAACGGAAAACTTCCAGGGGTATCTTGAATCTGCACTCGATAGTATCGGCTCATTTATTGGCGCTGTTGCCAACGTAGTCATTGTTGCGGTCATCATTCCTTTCGTCCTGTTTTACATGCTGAAAGAAGGAAATAAAGCACCAATGATGGTCATTAATCAATTTCCAGCAAGAGAACAAGAAGAAGGAAAGCGAGTGCTTAATGATCTGGATAGTGCTCTAAGTGGCTATATACAAGGACAGCTTCTTGTAAGTGCATGTGTCGGGGTCCTTTGCTTAATCTGGTATTTAATCTTAGGGTTAGATTATGCCTTGATTTTAGCCATTGTCGCCTTGTTCACAAACGTTATTCCGTTTATTGGACCATGGATCGGTACAGCACCAGCGGTTGTCGTTGCACTATTTGACTCACCACTAACGGCATTGCTTGTTATTGCTGGTGTTGTCGTTATACAACAAATTGAAAGTAACGTCTTCTCCCCGCAAATTATGGGTCGACAACTTTCTGTACATCCACTAACGATTATTTTCGTCTTACTTGTCGCCAGTCAACTAGCAGGATTTATCGGCATCTTACTAGCTGTGCCGACTTATGCGGTTGGTAAAGTAATCGTCCAACACACATACCGCTTAATTCGCATTCGAATGCGGTCTACGCCGAAAAAGATTTAA
- a CDS encoding NAD(P)H-hydrate dehydratase — MKYLFCLFEVAASGNIHEYDDRIKRVSAMRIVTGEEMASVEAITMNKIGLPGVVLMENAGREIARKLIEQYGHKRYLILIGAGNNGGDGFVVARMLREQGIQVITCIVAEEHQYTGDAKLHKRIYEQSGYRWKYWHDLEPDWMEILCHIDVIVDAMLGTGVRGALKDPYPEIIEKVNQSQRDIVSIDLPSGVPADESEFDYEPIQADQTYCLQLMKLSYFLEATKPFYGKTDVLPIGVPPATFKHLEKQRCIWGEEEVFNSWLKPSSFAHKGKNGRVGIIAGHQDMPGAASLVTSAAVQSGAGLTTVAAVTSVKSLVSSHVKEAMFATFTEREGHLEPTEEELLQFYENKDVLTIGPGIGRGDSIKKIVAHAIEYFEGTLLLDADALHCINECLSLIRERSAPLIITPHPGEMSMLTNVDTGQIKKRRFEIAEAFARENGIYVVLKGPHTIVAMPNGFITVNMSGNEGLAKGGTGDVLTGIITALAARQTTQVALSTSVYLHGYAADLFKKDSWSADNITPSYLIEKLPEAFKVFTTK; from the coding sequence ATGAAATATCTATTCTGCTTGTTTGAAGTTGCCGCAAGCGGGAATATCCATGAATACGATGATCGAATAAAAAGGGTGAGCGCAATGCGAATAGTAACCGGAGAAGAAATGGCGAGTGTAGAAGCGATCACGATGAACAAAATTGGCTTACCAGGCGTTGTGTTGATGGAAAATGCAGGAAGAGAGATTGCACGTAAATTAATCGAGCAATATGGTCATAAACGCTACCTAATCTTAATTGGTGCAGGCAACAATGGTGGAGATGGATTTGTTGTGGCGCGGATGCTAAGAGAGCAAGGAATTCAAGTTATTACATGTATCGTGGCTGAAGAACATCAATATACAGGCGATGCAAAATTGCATAAACGAATTTACGAACAAAGTGGCTACAGGTGGAAATACTGGCATGACCTTGAACCGGACTGGATGGAGATCCTGTGTCATATCGACGTCATTGTAGACGCAATGCTTGGAACAGGCGTACGAGGAGCTCTTAAAGACCCGTATCCTGAGATTATAGAAAAAGTAAATCAGTCGCAACGAGATATTGTGTCAATTGATCTCCCTAGTGGTGTACCTGCGGATGAATCAGAATTTGATTATGAGCCGATTCAGGCTGATCAAACGTATTGTTTACAGTTAATGAAGCTCAGCTACTTTTTAGAAGCAACAAAACCGTTTTATGGAAAAACGGACGTGTTGCCTATTGGTGTGCCACCAGCAACCTTTAAGCACCTTGAAAAGCAACGCTGTATTTGGGGAGAAGAGGAAGTGTTTAATAGTTGGCTAAAGCCAAGTTCATTTGCACATAAAGGAAAGAATGGACGAGTCGGAATTATCGCTGGACATCAAGACATGCCTGGAGCGGCAAGTCTCGTTACGAGTGCTGCTGTACAAAGTGGCGCCGGTTTAACAACGGTTGCTGCTGTCACATCGGTAAAATCACTCGTATCTTCCCATGTGAAAGAAGCGATGTTTGCGACATTTACGGAACGAGAGGGGCACCTTGAACCAACAGAAGAGGAGCTTCTGCAGTTCTATGAAAACAAAGATGTCTTAACGATAGGACCTGGTATTGGGCGAGGCGATTCAATCAAAAAGATTGTTGCTCATGCTATTGAATATTTTGAGGGAACCTTACTTTTAGATGCTGATGCATTACATTGTATAAATGAATGTTTATCTTTAATCCGCGAACGTTCGGCGCCCCTTATCATTACGCCTCATCCAGGTGAAATGTCGATGTTGACGAATGTGGATACAGGGCAAATTAAGAAACGTCGTTTTGAAATCGCTGAGGCGTTTGCAAGAGAGAATGGCATTTATGTAGTCTTAAAAGGACCTCACACGATCGTAGCAATGCCAAATGGGTTTATTACTGTGAATATGTCGGGAAATGAAGGCTTGGCAAAGGGTGGAACAGGCGATGTGCTAACGGGGATTATCACTGCGCTTGCTGCTAGGCAAACTACTCAAGTCGCACTCTCCACTTCTGTTTATTTACATGGGTATGCAGCTGATTTATTTAAGAAAGATTCTTGGAGTGCTGACAATATCACACCAAGTTATCTCATTGAAAAACTTCCAGAAGCATTTAAAGTATTCACAACCAAGTAG
- a CDS encoding NupC/NupG family nucleoside CNT transporter: MNVLWGIMGIVILLAFAFLLSTNKKAINWRTVLTALALQIAFAFIVLWTDTGSFVLEQVTRGVQAAIDTSGAGINMVFGGIFEVEGVGMIFAFQVLPVIIFFSAVISILYHYGIMQFIVKYLGGGISRLLKTSRAESVSATGNIFVGQTEAPLMIKPYLGKMTASELFAVMTGGMATVAGSVMAGISLMGVPLEYLIAATFMSAPGGLLMAKMIVPETEISETKDGINLKVERESRNFIDAASNGALDGLKLALNVGAMLIAFVSLIALVNLLLSFVGNDILGLGVVTLEQILGYAFAPVAWIIGVPWTEALEAGSFIGQKTIINEFIGFEALMSGADQLSERTFIITAFALCGFANLSSIAILLGGLGGMIPERRSLIAKYGVKALIAATLVNLMNATIAGMLIGG; this comes from the coding sequence ATGAACGTATTATGGGGTATTATGGGTATTGTCATTTTACTCGCCTTTGCTTTTTTATTATCCACAAATAAGAAAGCGATTAACTGGCGAACAGTTTTGACTGCTCTAGCGTTACAAATTGCATTCGCATTCATTGTTTTATGGACGGACACAGGAAGTTTTGTCTTGGAACAAGTAACTCGCGGCGTACAAGCTGCAATTGATACATCAGGTGCAGGGATTAATATGGTATTTGGTGGGATATTTGAAGTAGAAGGAGTCGGAATGATTTTTGCATTCCAAGTCTTACCAGTAATTATTTTCTTCTCTGCCGTTATTAGTATTTTATACCACTATGGCATTATGCAATTTATTGTTAAATATCTTGGAGGCGGAATTTCTCGTTTATTAAAAACAAGCCGTGCTGAATCGGTCTCAGCAACAGGGAATATCTTTGTTGGACAGACAGAAGCACCTTTAATGATTAAACCTTATTTAGGAAAAATGACTGCTTCTGAACTTTTTGCCGTCATGACTGGTGGTATGGCAACTGTTGCAGGTTCAGTTATGGCTGGTATTTCATTAATGGGCGTACCCCTGGAATACTTAATTGCGGCAACGTTTATGTCTGCTCCAGGTGGACTATTGATGGCGAAAATGATTGTGCCAGAAACGGAAATTAGTGAAACAAAAGATGGAATTAATCTTAAAGTAGAGCGGGAATCCCGCAACTTTATTGATGCAGCATCGAATGGTGCACTTGACGGCTTAAAGCTTGCTTTAAACGTTGGTGCGATGCTTATTGCATTCGTTTCTTTAATTGCGTTAGTGAATTTATTGTTATCGTTTGTCGGAAACGATATTCTCGGTCTTGGTGTAGTGACACTTGAACAAATTCTTGGCTATGCGTTTGCACCAGTTGCTTGGATAATTGGTGTTCCTTGGACTGAAGCGTTAGAAGCAGGTTCGTTTATTGGTCAAAAAACGATCATTAATGAATTTATTGGGTTTGAAGCACTAATGTCCGGCGCAGACCAATTGTCTGAGCGTACGTTTATCATTACGGCATTTGCTCTTTGTGGATTTGCGAACCTGAGCTCGATCGCAATCTTGCTTGGTGGTCTTGGCGGTATGATTCCAGAACGTCGTTCACTTATTGCAAAATACGGTGTAAAAGCATTAATCGCCGCTACACTTGTTAACTTAATGAATGCTACCATTGCCGGAATGTTAATTGGCGGGTAG